One window of Gloeothece citriformis PCC 7424 genomic DNA carries:
- the cas10d gene encoding type I-D CRISPR-associated protein Cas10d/Csc3, producing the protein MNTQLSLFEQNQQPSQTETIMSNSSKKTLLQTLLLRTLADNEDPDSILRHYIKTIVPAMEKEFSSTYAMGGNEEDHYRRLVPKHGVEKAREIAMQRANKADQSLFVHVLNALFIGWRLSKYLPPKIQLTDVEKKLFCLGITLHDYGKQHYEKEQESPRAYQVREIIQACENLGEQLNFNEFWPEWKDYLTEIAFLAQNTQFKVGANSVPSNWEINGCRFLIDENRLDNLCHLLAFGDVSVHLSDPSDIIKLKAGNKKRSSGDALQDHIELLGISKKLVYHRLRDCRGILTNGIHNIMLDYAKTLDWIPLIFFAQGAVYLAPLDSQVPDLENLQKFIWKRIKIFLIDRMKSGEIGFKRDGKGLKISPQTLELFSASDLILTLPSVIKATVRNEKAATPKRLEKLDLDESEKDLFNYADLRSDRLAEFIILAQRELFSTIEDYPDFILQALDLEAKIPVEKTQIQSGGVNYGWYYVAAHYIANNGTWDEEQTQQAITELAEKLAEWAETNNLLPENNNPTREIFFDYLNQYLDVSDCQIKVPDFTQELSNYTLSKAKNKAICSLSGGEFIAEDQMDSVVIWKPQQYSNKNPLGGSRTKRGISKIWSLEMLLRQAQWTGRNNQVNKLEDQKPIFLYIFPAYVYSPETIRAVGRLIQGELIDINLWNVKKCWLDGNMKNEALQNLTWLEDDEENQESKLAKYSSIDLPFMATNYTKTRGKTDTDAWVKPAFLALALPQLLGVKVVATSSPDPLYASDQEFVETVKFDGVAGFWNLLGLSSNLRLQEIQPALTKLLIVYSLHLDNRSNPPDERWQALNSTVREVMTDVLNIFAIANEGLRNKKRDPYSEEVERYWQFAQIFSHGDSKMTEKLKKTKDLVNYSRTFYQVKLSDSSHSILLPISKALEIILSTPENIDNEDLIFQGAGQLHDALDRQEVYKRPLLQNKSIPYETRKNQELEAIYQFMRFCVEEVFCQMYKGDKALLQENRNRIKSGAEFAYRWLTLEEQKQEQVTSESIDS; encoded by the coding sequence ATGAACACTCAACTTAGTCTATTTGAACAAAATCAACAACCGTCACAAACTGAAACAATCATGTCTAATAGTTCTAAAAAGACTTTATTACAAACCCTTCTTTTAAGAACTCTTGCTGACAATGAAGATCCTGATTCCATATTACGACACTATATTAAGACGATTGTACCAGCAATGGAAAAAGAATTTTCTTCTACCTATGCTATGGGAGGAAATGAAGAAGATCATTATCGGCGTTTAGTTCCCAAACATGGGGTAGAAAAAGCTAGAGAAATTGCCATGCAAAGAGCAAATAAAGCCGATCAAAGTTTGTTCGTTCATGTGTTAAATGCTTTATTTATTGGTTGGCGATTAAGTAAATATTTACCGCCCAAAATTCAGCTTACAGATGTTGAAAAGAAATTATTTTGTTTGGGAATAACCTTACATGATTATGGTAAACAGCATTATGAAAAGGAGCAAGAATCACCCCGTGCTTACCAAGTCAGAGAAATTATTCAAGCTTGTGAAAACTTAGGAGAACAACTAAACTTTAATGAATTTTGGCCAGAGTGGAAAGATTATTTAACTGAGATTGCTTTTTTAGCACAAAATACTCAATTTAAAGTCGGTGCTAATTCTGTTCCCTCCAATTGGGAAATTAATGGATGTAGATTTTTAATTGATGAAAATCGTTTAGATAATCTTTGTCATCTCCTCGCTTTTGGTGATGTTTCTGTTCATTTAAGTGATCCTTCAGATATTATTAAACTCAAAGCAGGAAATAAAAAACGGTCTTCTGGGGATGCTTTACAAGATCATATTGAGCTTTTAGGAATTTCTAAAAAGTTGGTTTATCATCGCTTACGAGACTGTCGGGGAATTTTAACTAATGGAATTCATAATATTATGTTAGACTACGCAAAAACATTAGATTGGATTCCCCTGATATTTTTTGCTCAAGGTGCTGTATATTTAGCTCCTTTGGATAGTCAAGTTCCTGATTTAGAGAACTTACAAAAATTTATTTGGAAACGAATAAAAATTTTTCTTATTGATAGAATGAAATCAGGAGAAATTGGCTTTAAAAGAGATGGAAAAGGGTTAAAAATTTCTCCTCAAACCCTGGAGTTATTCTCGGCAAGTGATTTGATTTTAACTCTTCCTTCTGTTATTAAAGCTACTGTTAGAAATGAAAAAGCAGCTACACCGAAAAGACTAGAAAAATTAGACTTAGATGAATCAGAGAAAGATTTATTTAATTATGCTGATTTAAGAAGCGATCGCTTGGCTGAATTTATTATTTTAGCACAAAGAGAATTATTTTCAACCATCGAAGATTATCCTGATTTTATTCTCCAAGCTTTAGATTTAGAAGCAAAAATACCAGTAGAAAAAACACAAATTCAATCGGGAGGTGTCAACTATGGATGGTATTATGTAGCGGCTCATTATATAGCTAATAATGGGACTTGGGATGAAGAACAAACGCAACAAGCAATCACAGAATTAGCTGAAAAATTAGCGGAATGGGCAGAAACTAATAATTTATTACCAGAAAATAATAATCCAACTCGTGAGATATTTTTTGACTATTTAAACCAATATTTAGATGTTTCAGATTGTCAGATAAAAGTACCAGATTTTACTCAAGAATTAAGCAATTATACCTTATCCAAGGCTAAAAATAAAGCAATTTGTTCTTTAAGTGGGGGTGAATTTATAGCAGAAGATCAAATGGATTCAGTGGTTATCTGGAAACCTCAACAATATAGTAATAAAAATCCTTTAGGAGGAAGTAGAACTAAGCGGGGAATTTCTAAAATTTGGTCACTCGAAATGCTTTTGCGTCAAGCACAATGGACAGGTAGAAATAATCAAGTCAATAAATTAGAAGACCAAAAACCGATCTTTCTTTATATTTTCCCTGCTTATGTCTATTCTCCTGAAACTATTCGAGCAGTAGGACGTTTGATTCAAGGAGAATTAATTGATATTAATCTTTGGAATGTTAAAAAATGTTGGTTAGATGGCAACATGAAAAATGAAGCTTTACAAAATCTTACTTGGTTAGAAGATGATGAAGAAAACCAAGAATCTAAATTAGCCAAATATTCAAGTATAGATTTACCATTTATGGCAACAAATTACACGAAAACAAGAGGAAAAACGGATACTGATGCTTGGGTAAAACCTGCATTTTTAGCCTTAGCTTTACCTCAATTACTAGGGGTAAAAGTGGTAGCTACATCTAGTCCTGATCCGCTTTATGCTAGTGATCAGGAGTTTGTAGAAACTGTCAAATTCGATGGGGTTGCAGGGTTTTGGAATTTATTGGGTTTAAGTTCTAATTTACGGTTACAAGAGATTCAACCAGCATTAACTAAATTGTTAATTGTTTATAGTTTGCATCTCGACAATCGTAGTAACCCACCTGATGAACGTTGGCAAGCTTTAAATAGTACCGTAAGGGAGGTGATGACTGATGTTTTAAATATTTTTGCTATTGCTAATGAAGGATTGCGAAATAAAAAACGCGATCCCTATTCTGAAGAAGTTGAACGTTATTGGCAGTTTGCCCAAATTTTTTCTCATGGAGATTCTAAAATGACTGAAAAACTCAAAAAAACAAAAGATTTAGTCAATTATTCTCGAACCTTTTATCAAGTTAAATTAAGTGATTCAAGTCACTCAATTTTACTGCCTATTTCTAAAGCTTTAGAAATTATTCTTTCTACACCAGAAAATATAGATAATGAAGATTTAATTTTTCAAGGTGCAGGACAATTACACGATGCTTTAGATCGTCAAGAAGTCTATAAACGTCCATTGCTTCAAAATAAATCTATTCCCTATGAAACTCGTAAAAATCAAGAGTTAGAAGCAATTTATCAGTTTATGAGGTTTTGTGTTGAAGAGGTATTTTGTCAAATGTATAAAGGTGATAAAGCTTTACTTCAAGAAAACCGTAACCGAATTAAATCAGGAGCAGAATTTGCCTATCGTTGGTTAACTCTAGAAGAACAAAAACAAGAACAAGTAACCTCTGAATCAATTGATAGTTAA